The Agromyces marinus genome window below encodes:
- a CDS encoding ATP-binding protein has protein sequence MPTAFDVLALTSHVRIELDDSLSAADQAAITAHWADVAHDADGEPTRVLTAGVRADSDPVDGSLQVSANSPEALAQRITSQVTLEAIRGLRGEALMLHAAAVALDDGRVVGFVGPSGRGKTTVARELGRVFGYVTDETLALRADGSVLPYPKPLSIVTPSGVKATEPASAFALKGLPPAELELAAIVLLDRRPEVAEPYFEAVSMLDALPELVAQSSFLFELDRPLGTLIETIRSTGGVRRVVYSEAASIPTLIDDLLASRDETAPVVMDVASLTQRGCDCSGKVLDEDEGPAAEDRPDAYWRGTFVDAMIFDDALVVLASGRLMVLAGVGPALWLAADGLDQAELKAAVRRDLPAPPAEVDVDEVISEALGDLLDAKLLVRS, from the coding sequence ATGCCTACCGCGTTCGACGTGCTCGCCCTGACGAGCCACGTCCGCATCGAGCTGGATGACTCGTTGAGCGCCGCCGATCAGGCAGCGATCACCGCGCACTGGGCCGACGTCGCGCACGACGCCGACGGGGAGCCGACCCGCGTGCTCACGGCGGGCGTCCGTGCGGACTCCGATCCGGTGGACGGATCGTTGCAGGTGAGTGCGAACTCGCCGGAGGCGCTCGCCCAGAGGATCACCTCGCAGGTCACGCTCGAGGCGATTCGAGGGCTGCGTGGGGAGGCGCTCATGCTGCACGCGGCCGCGGTGGCGCTCGACGACGGCAGGGTGGTCGGTTTCGTCGGGCCCTCGGGCCGCGGGAAGACCACGGTGGCTCGGGAACTCGGCCGCGTGTTCGGCTACGTGACGGATGAGACGCTCGCACTGCGTGCCGACGGTTCCGTCCTCCCCTACCCGAAGCCCCTCTCCATCGTCACCCCGTCCGGGGTGAAGGCGACCGAGCCCGCATCCGCGTTCGCCCTGAAGGGACTGCCGCCCGCCGAGCTCGAACTGGCCGCGATCGTCCTGCTCGACCGGCGACCCGAGGTCGCGGAGCCGTACTTCGAAGCGGTGTCGATGCTCGACGCCCTGCCGGAACTCGTCGCGCAGTCGAGCTTCCTGTTCGAGCTCGATCGGCCGCTCGGAACCCTCATCGAGACGATTCGCTCGACCGGAGGCGTCCGACGGGTCGTGTACTCCGAGGCGGCGTCGATACCGACGCTCATCGACGACCTTCTCGCGTCGCGCGATGAGACCGCGCCGGTCGTGATGGATGTCGCGAGCCTGACGCAACGCGGCTGCGACTGCTCCGGGAAGGTGCTCGACGAGGACGAGGGGCCGGCTGCGGAGGACCGTCCGGACGCGTACTGGCGTGGCACGTTCGTCGACGCGATGATCTTCGACGACGCACTCGTCGTGCTCGCGTCGGGGAGGCTCATGGTGCTCGCCGGCGTGGGGCCCGCGCTCTGGCTCGCGGCGGACGGCCTCGACCAGGCCGAACTGAAGGCGGCGGTCCGGCGGGACCTCCCGGCCCCGCCCGCGGAGGTCGACGTCGACGAGGTCATCTCCGAGGCCTTGGGCGACCTGTTGGATGCGAAGCTGCTCGTCCGAAGCTGA
- a CDS encoding PqqD family protein, translating to MTSAYRPSPATSQLVHDGVRYAAVLPSGPIVVLDGIAGLIWKQACTGQPATIVDRVAGATGTAPDEVRADVEHFVAELVALGLLVSGDARLPGEA from the coding sequence ATGACCTCGGCGTATCGACCGAGCCCGGCGACGTCGCAGCTCGTGCACGACGGCGTCCGCTACGCGGCGGTGCTCCCCTCGGGCCCGATCGTGGTACTCGACGGCATCGCCGGGCTGATCTGGAAACAGGCCTGCACCGGGCAGCCGGCGACCATCGTCGACCGGGTCGCCGGAGCGACCGGGACGGCGCCCGACGAGGTGCGGGCGGATGTCGAGCACTTCGTCGCGGAACTCGTGGCCCTGGGCCTGCTCGTGTCGGGTGATGCGCGACTCCCTGGCGAGGCATGA
- a CDS encoding glycosyltransferase family 4 protein, protein MTPAPRLTIATIATGAPMGAQAYQEQVAGRAASSLATVDEREWRYRRLVFRSMRSELDGNRRLPLGRIARASAAQRRALGRAISAGDAVTHRMNLELPPSPHGDVITIHDVVAWRFPDESAPVPAAIEEARRAAAVVCVSEFSAHEAVELLGIRDPHIVHNGVDPRFFDAEPIDAATRRAHGLPERYILHAGGATLRKNLEALAVAWPLVFRERPDLELVLAGPPHPRRTALFDRMPGTRLVGRLPDEIMPGLVSGAEVVVVPSLYEGFGLPALEAMAANVPVVAAATSSLPEVVGDAGILVEPTGPAIAAGLLDATDGSSLGALIAAGRSRAGEFTWERCAEAHARVWASLA, encoded by the coding sequence ATGACCCCCGCCCCCCGACTCACGATCGCGACGATCGCCACCGGAGCCCCGATGGGGGCGCAGGCGTACCAGGAGCAGGTGGCCGGGCGCGCGGCATCCTCGCTCGCGACCGTCGACGAGCGGGAGTGGCGGTACCGCAGGCTCGTGTTCCGCTCCATGCGGTCCGAGCTCGATGGGAACCGCCGCCTGCCGCTCGGCCGGATCGCGCGCGCGTCCGCTGCGCAGCGCCGCGCCCTCGGCCGGGCGATCTCCGCCGGCGATGCCGTCACCCATCGGATGAACCTCGAACTGCCGCCCTCGCCGCACGGCGACGTCATCACGATCCATGACGTGGTCGCCTGGCGCTTCCCCGACGAGTCCGCGCCCGTGCCGGCGGCGATCGAGGAAGCGCGACGTGCCGCCGCGGTCGTCTGCGTCTCGGAGTTCAGCGCGCACGAGGCGGTCGAACTGCTCGGCATCCGCGACCCGCACATCGTGCACAACGGCGTGGACCCACGATTCTTCGACGCCGAACCGATCGATGCCGCGACGCGACGCGCCCACGGGCTGCCCGAGCGGTACATCCTGCACGCGGGGGGCGCGACGCTGCGGAAGAACCTCGAGGCCTTGGCCGTGGCGTGGCCGCTCGTGTTCCGGGAGCGCCCCGATCTCGAACTGGTTCTGGCCGGCCCCCCGCATCCGCGACGCACCGCGCTCTTCGACCGCATGCCCGGCACGCGCCTCGTGGGCCGGCTGCCCGACGAGATCATGCCGGGGCTGGTCTCGGGCGCCGAGGTCGTCGTCGTGCCGTCGCTCTACGAGGGGTTCGGCCTGCCCGCCCTCGAGGCGATGGCGGCGAACGTGCCCGTCGTCGCCGCCGCGACGAGTTCCCTGCCCGAGGTCGTCGGTGATGCCGGCATCCTCGTCGAGCCCACGGGGCCGGCGATCGCAGCGGGGCTGCTGGATGCCACGGACGGATCGAGCCTCGGCGCGCTCATCGCGGCGGGACGGTCCCGCGCCGGCGAGTTCACCTGGGAGCGGTGCGCGGAGGCGCATGCCCGCGTGTGGGCGTCGCTGGCCTGA
- a CDS encoding polysaccharide pyruvyl transferase family protein has product MTYSTPRRRRMRQVRRLAAAATRPAMWRGGVVVPATWWDGHPNFGDDLTPWLLPEYGIAPVHRVAAKARLAGVGSILEFLPEDFAGAIWGSGLMYGRPHPLPHAEVLAVRGHLTRELIGAPEDVALGDPGILVARRRERPKARWDVALVPHGHHRSHEPFMSMADSVDLRVHVVNVHQPAARVVREIASAEAVVTTSLHGLVTADAYGIPATWTMLEPPLSGGPFKFHDYESVISPGSSRFTGFDAGRGLAGLLEGASIARRQNVERACDDLERAIARLRDVLPDLPRFPGGAFGVLSGRG; this is encoded by the coding sequence ATGACCTACTCGACCCCACGGCGGCGACGGATGCGCCAGGTGCGCCGCCTCGCGGCAGCGGCGACGCGACCGGCGATGTGGCGCGGAGGCGTGGTCGTTCCCGCGACCTGGTGGGACGGGCACCCGAACTTCGGCGACGACCTGACGCCCTGGCTGCTGCCGGAGTACGGCATCGCGCCCGTGCACCGCGTCGCCGCGAAGGCCCGGCTCGCCGGCGTCGGGAGCATCCTCGAGTTCCTGCCCGAGGACTTCGCCGGCGCGATCTGGGGCAGCGGGCTCATGTACGGGCGCCCGCATCCCCTCCCGCACGCCGAGGTGCTCGCCGTGCGAGGCCACCTCACGAGAGAGCTGATCGGGGCGCCCGAGGATGTCGCGCTCGGCGACCCCGGAATCCTCGTGGCGCGGCGCCGCGAACGGCCGAAGGCCCGGTGGGATGTCGCGCTCGTGCCGCACGGTCACCACCGCTCCCACGAGCCGTTCATGTCGATGGCCGACTCGGTGGATCTCCGCGTGCACGTCGTGAACGTGCACCAGCCCGCGGCGCGGGTCGTCCGCGAGATCGCGTCGGCCGAGGCGGTGGTCACGACGTCGCTGCACGGACTCGTGACGGCCGATGCGTACGGCATCCCGGCGACGTGGACGATGCTGGAGCCGCCGCTCAGCGGCGGGCCGTTCAAGTTCCACGACTACGAATCCGTGATCTCGCCGGGCTCGAGCCGCTTCACGGGGTTCGATGCGGGTCGGGGACTCGCCGGACTTCTCGAGGGCGCATCGATCGCACGGCGTCAGAACGTCGAGCGCGCGTGCGACGACCTCGAGCGCGCGATCGCACGCCTGAGGGACGTGCTCCCCGACCTCCCGCGGTTCCCCGGTGGGGCCTTCGGCGTGCTCTCGGGCCGCGGGTAG
- a CDS encoding glycosyltransferase family 4 protein: MTSSYAPHVGGVEEHVRQVARELTGLGCAVEVWSVDRGTGPSVHEIDGVTVRYLPTPLPSATPGGIARFAAAFPAAWRHWARARAEFRPSLVHVHCFGPNGAYAFGLHRLYRLPLMVTSHGETVADDHAVFERSAVLRTALRRAVGAASEVTAPSDFVLDDLRARFGLVGGEVVPNGVDLSLSGDAGRSPFEGRYLLAVGRLGRTKGFDLLIDAMAGLRFDDDQADAGDAGGAGIRLVIVGDGPERQRLSALVDERGLQDRVELAGRLAPAAVADAMAGAMAVVVPSRTEAFGIVALEAWRSGAALVMTDRGGAPGFVTDGVDGLLVDPLEIAALRTAIRRVVDDRELRERMIEAGRSRVREFTWRRVAEDYVARYERMLGADHAPDRRATETE, encoded by the coding sequence GTGACCTCCTCGTATGCACCCCATGTCGGCGGCGTCGAGGAGCACGTCCGCCAGGTCGCCCGCGAGCTGACGGGGCTGGGTTGCGCGGTCGAGGTGTGGTCCGTCGACCGTGGCACCGGTCCGAGCGTGCACGAGATCGACGGCGTGACGGTCCGCTACCTCCCGACCCCGTTGCCCTCGGCGACGCCGGGCGGAATCGCGCGGTTCGCGGCCGCCTTCCCCGCGGCGTGGCGTCACTGGGCACGCGCTCGCGCGGAGTTCCGGCCATCGCTGGTTCACGTGCACTGCTTCGGGCCGAACGGTGCGTACGCGTTCGGCCTGCACCGGCTGTATCGGCTCCCTCTCATGGTCACCTCGCACGGCGAGACGGTCGCCGACGACCACGCCGTCTTCGAACGTTCGGCCGTCCTGCGCACCGCCCTGCGACGCGCGGTCGGTGCCGCCTCCGAAGTCACGGCACCCTCGGACTTCGTGCTCGACGACCTGCGCGCGCGCTTCGGCCTCGTCGGCGGCGAGGTCGTGCCCAACGGAGTCGACCTTTCCCTGTCGGGCGACGCCGGCCGAAGCCCGTTCGAGGGCCGGTACCTCCTCGCCGTCGGCAGGCTGGGACGCACGAAGGGGTTCGACCTGCTCATCGACGCGATGGCGGGGCTTCGATTCGACGACGATCAAGCGGATGCCGGCGACGCCGGCGGCGCAGGCATCCGTCTCGTCATCGTCGGAGACGGGCCGGAACGGCAACGTCTCAGCGCACTCGTCGACGAACGGGGACTGCAGGATCGTGTCGAACTCGCCGGCCGCCTCGCGCCGGCCGCCGTCGCCGACGCGATGGCCGGAGCGATGGCCGTCGTCGTGCCCAGCCGGACGGAGGCGTTCGGCATCGTCGCGCTCGAGGCATGGCGAAGCGGGGCGGCGCTCGTGATGACCGACCGCGGCGGCGCACCCGGCTTTGTCACCGACGGAGTCGACGGACTGCTCGTCGACCCGCTCGAGATCGCCGCCTTGCGTACGGCCATCCGGCGCGTGGTCGACGACCGGGAGCTGCGGGAGCGGATGATCGAGGCGGGCAGGAGCCGGGTGCGCGAGTTCACGTGGCGGCGTGTCGCTGAGGACTACGTGGCCCGCTACGAACGCATGCTCGGTGCCGACCACGCACCTGATCGACGGGCGACGGAGACGGAATGA
- a CDS encoding polysaccharide biosynthesis tyrosine autokinase yields MELRDYLRGLRRHWIAIVLMTLVGIGAGYGWTLLQTPVYVASASGLVQSTGQGADVGSMSLGDSVARSRVPSYLIIAGWTDVAQGVIDDLDLDTTPEQLVERVEVTNADGTVILSASAEASTPEDAKALAEAWLRSLATVVEGVEAESSATGAAPVEVISRASASVPTSPAFPDVQTALIVGGVLGFGFGVAFAMIRTAADRRIRNAEDTEQKTGVAVVGTIPFVPSMDAENRLVDASAANNTGKNGTFAVSEALRALRTNLQFMDVDHPPKTIVVTSPLPGDGKSTIACNLALTLAAAGTTVVLVDGDLRRSMVAKTMGLPGGAGLSDVLAGRAALSEVLQRTAKSNNLLVLTAGSVPPNPSEVLGSERMHTLLADLTKHATVIIDAPPLLPVTDGAVLTHQADGALVVVTLGKTTYDLLEKALDTLKKARGRALGIVLNKSPLRGADAATYSYEYRHDYTSKASVAAPDGARADAPKSSRKAASPPADASDASDDFVTEPPSDQRG; encoded by the coding sequence TTGGAACTGCGCGACTACCTCCGCGGACTGCGTCGGCACTGGATCGCGATCGTCCTGATGACGCTGGTCGGCATCGGTGCCGGCTACGGCTGGACCCTGCTGCAGACCCCGGTCTACGTCGCATCGGCGAGCGGGCTCGTGCAGTCGACCGGGCAGGGCGCCGATGTGGGGAGCATGTCGCTCGGCGACAGCGTCGCCCGCTCCCGCGTGCCGTCCTACCTGATCATCGCCGGGTGGACGGATGTCGCGCAGGGCGTGATCGACGACCTCGACCTCGACACGACACCGGAGCAACTCGTCGAGCGCGTCGAGGTCACGAACGCCGACGGCACGGTCATCCTCAGCGCCAGCGCCGAGGCATCGACGCCCGAAGACGCGAAGGCGCTCGCCGAGGCCTGGCTCCGGTCGTTGGCCACGGTGGTCGAGGGAGTCGAGGCCGAGAGCAGCGCGACCGGCGCGGCGCCCGTCGAGGTGATCTCGCGCGCCTCCGCCTCGGTGCCGACATCTCCGGCGTTCCCCGACGTGCAGACCGCCCTGATCGTCGGCGGCGTGCTCGGCTTCGGCTTCGGCGTCGCGTTCGCCATGATCCGGACTGCGGCCGACCGCCGCATCCGGAACGCCGAGGACACCGAGCAGAAGACGGGCGTCGCGGTCGTCGGCACGATCCCGTTCGTTCCGAGCATGGACGCCGAGAACCGCCTGGTCGACGCCTCGGCCGCCAACAACACCGGCAAGAACGGCACGTTCGCGGTCTCCGAGGCGCTGCGGGCGCTGCGGACGAACCTGCAGTTCATGGACGTTGACCACCCGCCGAAGACGATCGTCGTCACGAGCCCGTTGCCGGGCGACGGCAAGTCGACCATCGCGTGCAATCTCGCGCTGACGCTCGCGGCCGCGGGAACCACGGTCGTCCTCGTCGACGGCGACCTGCGTCGGTCGATGGTCGCCAAGACGATGGGGCTGCCGGGCGGGGCGGGCCTGAGCGATGTGCTCGCCGGTCGCGCGGCGCTCTCCGAGGTGCTCCAGCGCACCGCGAAGTCCAACAACCTGCTCGTCCTCACGGCAGGCAGCGTTCCCCCGAACCCGAGCGAGGTGCTCGGTTCCGAGCGCATGCACACGCTCCTGGCGGATCTGACCAAGCACGCGACCGTCATCATCGACGCCCCGCCCCTCCTGCCCGTGACGGACGGTGCGGTGCTGACCCATCAGGCCGATGGAGCCCTCGTCGTCGTGACGCTCGGCAAGACGACGTACGACCTCCTCGAGAAGGCACTCGACACGCTGAAGAAGGCACGCGGGCGCGCACTCGGCATCGTGCTGAACAAGTCCCCGCTCCGAGGCGCGGATGCCGCGACCTACTCGTACGAGTACCGCCACGACTACACGTCGAAGGCTTCCGTGGCAGCGCCCGACGGTGCTCGCGCCGACGCGCCGAAGTCCTCGCGCAAGGCTGCCTCTCCGCCGGCCGACGCTTCCGACGCCTCCGACGACTTCGTCACGGAGCCCCCGTCGGACCAGCGCGGTTGA
- a CDS encoding O-antigen ligase family protein, translating to MSSTSERRVIRRLRTVEWWSGAWRWFLYAFAAVTATYFLLDRGAVGGAMLAIVIAAFVIAASLTASKPLAIALFAMPGLMIPQRIGIGGTDLSVSDAALAAAFGTALLLGQRPYSRPLRQLLWLNLLYQFATLLTVIVNPYLANTFEWFHAWLLVSGALIVGWALGAAGYARTALSVLVFTACAIAVITLVDAVAGYAIGDFGPASPTWPFPMHKNFVGTVFAFAAIVAYLNPDWVGWTKGWSRLAFWLLVAGVVASQSRQALIGLMAAIMIAVIRRSTSRRSRILVLLLLIPAAWLIVTMVVEQVQSQNQHNSVFQRLDWFREVYHYWRESPIFGHGLRYWREPGNLGYQPPQGELEVLASAGVLGLAAFIVMWIGILLVLWHVDPRFGTLAVAVVLSRIVQAQFDLFWVAAQVSIPFVIAGICLGAMAREQRAGPGHDADADLAAIGPAGSRLTYH from the coding sequence ATGAGTTCGACGAGCGAGCGCCGGGTGATCCGGCGTCTCCGGACCGTCGAATGGTGGTCCGGTGCGTGGCGTTGGTTCCTCTACGCCTTCGCGGCGGTCACGGCGACGTACTTCCTGCTCGACCGGGGCGCGGTGGGCGGCGCGATGCTCGCCATCGTGATCGCGGCATTCGTGATCGCCGCTTCGCTGACCGCATCGAAACCACTCGCGATCGCGCTCTTCGCCATGCCCGGTCTGATGATCCCGCAGCGGATCGGGATCGGCGGCACCGACCTCTCGGTCTCCGACGCCGCACTCGCAGCCGCCTTCGGTACGGCACTGCTCCTGGGGCAGCGACCGTACAGCAGGCCGCTCCGGCAACTGCTCTGGCTGAACCTGCTGTACCAGTTCGCGACGCTGCTCACCGTCATCGTCAACCCGTACCTCGCCAACACGTTCGAATGGTTCCACGCCTGGTTGCTCGTGTCGGGTGCGTTGATCGTCGGGTGGGCGCTCGGGGCTGCCGGCTACGCGCGGACGGCGCTCTCGGTGCTCGTGTTCACCGCGTGCGCGATCGCCGTGATCACCCTCGTCGACGCCGTCGCCGGCTACGCGATCGGCGACTTCGGGCCGGCCTCGCCCACCTGGCCGTTCCCGATGCACAAGAACTTCGTCGGCACGGTGTTCGCGTTCGCGGCGATCGTCGCGTACCTGAACCCCGATTGGGTCGGGTGGACGAAGGGATGGTCCCGGCTCGCGTTCTGGCTGCTCGTCGCCGGCGTGGTCGCGTCGCAGTCTCGGCAGGCGCTGATCGGCCTCATGGCGGCCATCATGATCGCGGTCATCCGGCGCAGCACGTCGAGGCGCTCGCGCATCCTCGTCCTGCTCCTCCTCATTCCGGCCGCCTGGCTGATCGTCACGATGGTGGTCGAGCAGGTCCAGTCGCAGAACCAGCACAACTCGGTGTTCCAGCGACTCGACTGGTTCCGCGAGGTCTACCACTACTGGCGCGAGTCGCCGATCTTCGGGCACGGCCTGCGCTATTGGCGCGAGCCCGGGAACCTGGGCTACCAACCGCCGCAGGGCGAGCTCGAGGTACTGGCGAGCGCGGGCGTCCTCGGCCTCGCGGCGTTCATCGTGATGTGGATCGGCATCCTGCTCGTGCTCTGGCACGTCGACCCGCGATTCGGCACCTTGGCGGTCGCGGTCGTGCTGAGCCGGATCGTGCAGGCGCAGTTCGACCTGTTCTGGGTGGCCGCGCAGGTGTCGATCCCGTTCGTCATCGCCGGCATCTGCCTCGGTGCGATGGCGCGCGAGCAGCGTGCCGGCCCCGGGCACGACGCCGACGCCGACCTCGCGGCCATCGGACCGGCCGGAAGTCGCTTGACATACCATTGA
- a CDS encoding polysaccharide pyruvyl transferase family protein, which yields MAQATAERSFGLLSYRTANIGDEIQSVAARQFLPRVDHYLDRDALPEGLAKVPEGVDAILNGWWMWGGAWPPPPNLTPLLVSMYFEVSDATVRERVGSPESREFFATFGPVGARDHSTREYLQSIGVDSYFSGCMTLTLQRDAKVPRHDFVLAVDLSPDQVAELRRRTARPVMELSVAHDPDMTVERRFALAELFLYFYQSASSVVASRLHSVLPSLAVGTPALLVTNGGTYQHHRFRGLEELVHSAAAADFGDALAWFSPDDPVANPEKHLSLRKDLIERCLTFTGQDAVHAPSVSDRLPGLSDPTVLLDLLSDQLSKAHDGHVYRVGQEAHPWTVLGRTARRVVPDRILHAAAAALRRTGWS from the coding sequence ATGGCGCAGGCCACAGCGGAACGAAGCTTCGGCCTTCTCTCGTATCGCACCGCGAACATCGGCGACGAGATCCAGAGCGTGGCGGCTCGCCAGTTCCTTCCGCGAGTCGATCATTACCTCGACCGCGACGCCTTGCCCGAAGGGCTGGCGAAGGTGCCTGAGGGTGTCGACGCCATCCTGAACGGCTGGTGGATGTGGGGCGGCGCCTGGCCGCCTCCGCCGAATCTCACCCCCCTGCTCGTCTCGATGTACTTCGAGGTGTCGGATGCCACCGTGCGAGAGCGCGTCGGTTCACCCGAGAGCCGTGAGTTCTTCGCGACCTTCGGTCCCGTCGGGGCCCGCGACCACTCCACGCGCGAGTACCTGCAGTCGATCGGCGTGGACTCCTACTTCTCGGGATGCATGACCCTGACGCTTCAACGTGATGCGAAGGTGCCCCGCCACGATTTCGTCCTCGCGGTCGACCTCTCGCCCGACCAGGTGGCTGAGCTGCGGCGGCGGACCGCTCGCCCGGTCATGGAGCTCTCGGTGGCGCACGATCCCGATATGACCGTCGAACGCAGATTCGCCCTGGCGGAGCTCTTCCTGTACTTCTATCAATCCGCCAGTTCTGTGGTCGCATCCCGCCTTCACTCGGTCCTGCCATCGCTGGCCGTGGGTACCCCGGCGCTCCTCGTGACCAACGGCGGCACATATCAGCACCACCGCTTCCGAGGCCTCGAAGAGCTCGTGCATTCGGCCGCGGCCGCGGACTTCGGCGATGCTCTCGCGTGGTTCTCACCCGATGACCCTGTGGCGAACCCGGAGAAGCACCTGAGCCTTCGGAAGGACCTGATCGAGCGCTGCCTCACGTTCACTGGCCAGGACGCCGTTCACGCACCATCGGTGTCCGATCGACTGCCCGGACTCTCCGATCCAACGGTTCTGCTGGACCTGCTTTCGGACCAGCTGTCCAAGGCACATGACGGGCATGTATACCGTGTCGGACAGGAGGCGCACCCGTGGACTGTGCTCGGCCGAACCGCGAGGCGCGTCGTGCCCGACCGGATCCTCCACGCGGCGGCGGCGGCACTCCGCCGCACGGGGTGGAGCTGA
- a CDS encoding glycosyltransferase family 2 protein — protein sequence MCIVTYERAEFLQRCLDALAAAPESIDEIVVVDASRVASSPESGGIPLRYVHAPELAGHMTRSRNRGLLSVRGEVIAFLDDDVTVRGGWGPALLRGFKDSGADATVGRTCNGLPGEEEYPREIGRLLTDGSLTDGFAALRREPCEVDHGIGANMAFTREVLCELGGFRDDYPGTALREDTDIFLRVKQLGGRSVFLPDAIVDHRPAPHVKGARFDTRYKLYGRRNHFVLLARYEGWRSRRLRSWIVGQFRGVRRVTGLRRRLERLAVVAVGLAFGAGAALRQARWNPTPARRSGRAAERLRRALSDPNRSAVSP from the coding sequence GTGTGCATCGTGACGTATGAGCGGGCGGAGTTCCTGCAGCGGTGTCTGGATGCACTCGCGGCTGCGCCCGAGTCGATCGACGAGATCGTGGTGGTGGATGCATCCCGCGTCGCTTCCTCGCCGGAGTCAGGTGGGATCCCGCTGCGCTACGTGCATGCCCCGGAACTTGCAGGTCACATGACGAGGTCGAGGAACCGGGGGCTGCTGTCGGTCCGTGGTGAGGTCATCGCGTTCCTCGATGACGATGTCACGGTCCGAGGCGGGTGGGGGCCCGCGCTGCTCCGCGGCTTCAAGGACAGCGGCGCGGATGCCACCGTGGGGAGGACGTGCAACGGCCTTCCCGGCGAAGAGGAGTATCCCCGCGAGATCGGCCGTCTGCTCACCGACGGATCACTGACGGACGGCTTCGCCGCCCTGCGCCGTGAACCGTGCGAGGTCGATCACGGCATCGGGGCGAACATGGCCTTCACCCGAGAGGTGCTCTGCGAGCTCGGAGGCTTCCGCGACGATTACCCGGGGACTGCCCTTCGGGAAGACACCGACATCTTCCTTCGGGTGAAGCAGCTCGGTGGTCGTTCGGTCTTCCTGCCTGACGCGATCGTCGACCACCGGCCGGCCCCGCACGTCAAGGGCGCCCGCTTCGACACCCGCTACAAGCTCTACGGCAGGCGCAATCACTTCGTCCTGCTGGCGAGGTACGAAGGCTGGCGTAGCCGCCGTCTCCGCAGCTGGATCGTCGGGCAGTTTCGCGGCGTGCGTCGCGTGACCGGCCTGCGGCGACGTTTGGAGCGCCTTGCGGTCGTGGCGGTCGGGCTGGCGTTCGGAGCCGGCGCGGCGCTTCGCCAGGCGCGATGGAATCCGACGCCTGCGCGTCGTTCCGGCCGGGCCGCCGAGCGGTTGCGTCGGGCGCTCTCGGACCCGAACCGAAGCGCCGTGTCACCGTGA
- a CDS encoding glycosyltransferase family 2 protein, which produces MLAFITSLRHPRNSADYRAVEALLADSLNSVRRQEHPDHRIWVVGNRRPANLPDDVNWVGVDFAPPSELRGPQTGREAVLLDKGTKLAIGLVAASAERPDHVMLFDADDAVSKRLAGLSAHAPEADGWRVVDGWRWSSERRSIRRQPELHRHCGTAFVVRRELYDVPDGLGTDASQEELQEAFGDRLSRHIGSHRYLSDDLAADGHPLRPVEFPAVLYRVGTGENHSGVSLGGFGRPIGRTVASEFGVPATRLTPAGLFRSVLPSRRALERVRGLRSIVGGSGRGDAVRRA; this is translated from the coding sequence GTGCTCGCGTTCATCACGTCGCTGCGGCATCCGCGCAACAGCGCCGACTACCGCGCGGTGGAGGCGTTGCTCGCTGATTCCCTGAACTCCGTGCGTCGCCAGGAGCACCCTGACCACCGCATCTGGGTCGTCGGCAACCGCCGCCCGGCCAACCTCCCCGACGACGTGAACTGGGTGGGCGTCGACTTCGCTCCCCCGAGCGAGCTGCGCGGTCCGCAGACCGGGCGCGAGGCGGTCCTGCTCGACAAGGGCACGAAGCTCGCGATCGGCCTCGTCGCGGCGTCGGCCGAGCGCCCCGATCACGTCATGCTGTTCGACGCCGACGACGCGGTGTCGAAGCGGCTCGCCGGGCTGTCGGCTCATGCGCCCGAAGCCGACGGCTGGCGCGTGGTCGACGGCTGGCGATGGTCGAGCGAGCGTCGGTCGATCCGGCGGCAGCCGGAGCTCCACCGCCACTGCGGCACGGCGTTCGTCGTGCGACGCGAGCTCTACGACGTGCCCGACGGACTCGGCACCGACGCGAGCCAGGAGGAACTCCAGGAGGCGTTCGGCGACCGCCTCTCGCGGCACATCGGATCGCACAGGTACCTGAGCGACGACCTCGCGGCGGACGGGCATCCGCTTCGCCCGGTCGAGTTCCCGGCCGTGCTCTACCGCGTCGGTACGGGAGAGAACCATTCCGGGGTCTCGCTCGGCGGGTTCGGGCGACCGATCGGCCGGACGGTGGCATCCGAGTTCGGCGTGCCCGCGACGCGACTCACTCCTGCCGGGCTGTTCCGATCAGTGCTTCCGAGCCGCCGGGCGCTCGAGCGGGTGCGAGGCCTCAGGTCGATCGTGGGCGGCTCGGGTCGCGGCGACGCCGTCCGCCGCGCCTGA